The region gaagcttctaaagccatgacatcattttctggaattttccaagctgtttaaaggcacagtcaacttagtgtatgtaaacttctgacctactggaattgatagtgaattataagtgaaataatctgtctgtaaacaattgttggaaaaattacttgtgtcatgcacaaagtagacatcctagcagacttgccaaaactatagttttaacaagaaatttgtgaaatggttgaaaaacgagttttaatgactccaacataagtgtatgtaaacttccgacttcaactgtaggtgtggACATGGATCTGATTTTGTGTCACACCATAGTCTAGAAAGAGGGAATATTGCAACATTTTCATAATGTAGCCTACTGCAGAACAAATTATATTGTGTCATATAGAAAGTAATAAGGATTTGGGTCAACAGTGGTGGTTCTCTTCTTCATTTCATATGTTGGCATCTTTTGATCCCTAGACCTCTATGGAAATTCACTTGGGTATACTTTGACTTAACAGGGTGTGATTTCTGGATAATCAGTTATGAGAATGTTCCCCAGTCATATATGACAGTAAAATACAACCAAAACATGATACCATCTATTCTTTATTTGCTAGAACATCTGTATTTGTGACCATAAATGATAATGAGGTGTAGCTGAACATCCAGTATAAAATTAATGGGGGAGGAGATGCTTCAACAATTTTTTGACCCTCACACTGGCTATATAGTAAAGGGAAGAGCAGAACAAGTTTGACAAACTATCGTCAACCAGTGTAGTGTAGGCCACTGGGGGCAAACCCAGGAACATAACACTGTAGAAAATGGACATCTGTCCTTTCCAACAGTgaccacacacacaggcaaggcCCAACATTTTCCCCGAAAAACATATTGAACAGTTAAATGTATTTGAGCATTAATTGATGGAATAAATAAAGCAGTTCATTTAAAATGGGGAAAGTGTAATCAGCTatgaaactacactgaacaaaaatataaacacaacatgtaaagtgttggtcccatgttgtttgagctgaaataaaagattgagGAAATATTCCACACTCATGAAAAGTTTATTTCTCCCCAACATATTGCACacatgtttacatccctgttagtgagaatttctccttttgccaagataatccatccacctgacaggtgaggcatataaagaagctgattaaacagcatgatcattacatatgctggggacaataaaaggccactaaaatgtgcatttttgttacacaacacaatgtcacagatgtctcaagttttgagggaacgggcaattggcatgctgactgcaggaatgtccaccagagctgttgccagcgaatgtaatgttaatttatgtactgtaagccacctccaacgttgtttagagaatttggcagtacatccaaccagcctcacaactgcagaccatgtataaccatgccagcccaggaccttcacatccaggattgtctgagaccagccaccctgacGAAGCTGTGGGTTTGCGCAACCGAATAATTTCTGCAAACTGTcggaaaccatctcagggaagctctcCTGTGTGCTCTTTGTCCTCACAAGGGTTTTCACCTGGGTATAGTTTCgagtcgtaaccgacttcagtgggcaaatgctcaccttcgatggccactgacacgctggagaagtgtgctcttcacggatgaatcccggtttcaactgcaCGGAGCAGATATCAGCGTGTATGGATGGCGTAGTGTATGCgatcggtttgctgatgtcaacgttgtgaacagagtgccccatggtggcagtggggttatggtatgggcaggcataaactatcgacaacgaacacaattgcattttatcgatgacaatttgaatgcactgaGATACGGTGACGAAATCCAGAGGcacattgtcatgccattcatccgccgccatcgcctcatgtttcagcatgacaatgcgtGGTTCcttgtcgcaaggatctgtacgtgtttcctggaagctgaaaatgtcccagttctttcatggcctgcatactcaccagacatgtcacccattgataaTTTGGGATGCTCTGATTTGACGTGTACAACCGCgggttccagttcccgccaatatccaccaacttcgcacagccattgaagaggagcgggacaacaattccacaggccacaatcaactcaATGCGAGAGGAGATGTCGCGTTCCATGAGTCAaatgatcacaccagatactgttatTCTGATCCACTTCCCTAATTATTTTAAGGTATATGTGACTAACAAACGCATATGTGAAAACCATAGATTGGGGCACTAATGACTTTTCAAATGTACTGATTACCTCATGAACTCAGTAAAATATGTGAAGTTGTTGCATgtctatatttttttattcattgtACATACGGCAGCGTTTTGTATAGTATGTCGACAGGCTTCCCAAATACTGTAGTTACTAGCTATATTTTATTGGAACCTTTATCTGATGGCGAAaagcatacacatacacaaaattgaaaaaaaaacacCGTGTTTATTTTAAGACAAAGGCCTGAATACTCAGGAACATTATAAAATACTTCGTTGCGAAGTAGTCATGGTAAATCACTTGACACAGACAATGGGAAAATGAAACACATCCGCATCCCATTATGAAAGCAAAAAAATAATACACCGCCCCCAGCCAGTTCGAAGAGACATTTAGTCAAAACCATTTGAAATGTCGCCTGCCTCCGTCTCTTACACGAATTGGTAGCTGGTTGTTGATCCCGTTCCTTCTGCGTAAAGGAGATACAAAGCTGCCGTCAGTGTTGCGTTGCTGGAGACGTTTGGAATCCACCCTGGTATGAGTGTGGCGCTAGCCTAGCATGCTAACTAGTAACGTAAAACCTTAGATTTGAAACGACCCGATTCAAACGGACCAAAACAGGCAATGATGGCGGCCTGAGATTAGATTTGTAAACAATGTCAACGCAAAGCGTTCACTTGGTTGACATAGCATTCACTTGGTTTACATAACTAGTTACTAACTAAGCCAACGAAGTGTGAAAAGGACAGTTCCCACCCATAAACAAAAATCTAACGAACCATCGAGATGAAGTGAGTTGCAAACATggttaacgttaactagctagctaactcattGGCTAAATGAAAAACCTAAATTAGCGGTCACAAATTAGACATGCTAACGACGTTACCACCATGACATATTTAATCGTTCTCAACATGTATAGTCTAACGTTATACCTAGCTATGTCAGCAACATTTTTAAGTTTTGTCCGTAAAATATCATTAATACATTGTCCGCATCATCAGCATTGCAGATTGTCCGAAATATCCACACACTCCGTCGTAGAGAACTGCAGCCGCCTGACTGCTTCTTTGATTAGATTCCCAGACAATATTAATTCCTGAAGTAACTGATGTGGGTCGTCCTTCTCGACAGCTGCGTTGATCCCCTTTCGGTCCCAACGTTTGAAATTGTCCCACTCCTGGTTACTTGAGCCAGGGAAGCTGTATGGACTAGTTCTGTTACTACGTTGCCTCCGGTTTCGAAGCCGTATGCAGCACCCGGTACGTTTTTGCAGGGCCACgccattgttgttgttgttggcttGTTTGGTGATGTTGCTACTGCTGCAGTTGCTGGTGAGACCGTGGAGACACATCGTCTTTTGATTAGCACTATTGTTGTGAAGCTGCAGCGCCTCGCCGATTTTCGTGACCAACGCGTCCACTTCTTTTGAATCGACGGTAACAGACTGCTCCAAGAGGATGTAGTTCTCCTTTCGACAAGGCATTTTGTTGTATTTTGTGTGTTTCTTGGCTGTAGTTTCGAAATGAATGGGAGTGTAGCTCAGTTCCTTCCTCTCACCACGTTGCTCGGCAGAAAAGCAAGTAAGCAAGCGACCCTCGATATTTTGTAAACAATGGATGACGTATGATCCGGAATGTACCATTTCCAATGTGGGTGCGATCATcattgaaatgatttcaaatagtggGAATCATAATTTCTATTATTTTCCGTACAAagtattaatttatttatttaattatagAATTCCTTATTATGTATGACATATTTTCTGAACACAACTCTGACTATTCATATCTTATTTAAAGACAAACCTGCACGATTCCCCTGATTTTATTCAgtcttggcacatctagccaacTGGCCATAATACATAACTCGTAACTGTCTAGCTATGTTATGTGGGTCAAATAAACGTATGTTTTTACAATAACACCAAATTGTCATACACCTCTGACTTATTTCTTGTTGCAAATTGCTATATTCCACAACCCATGAAATCAAAAACCTTTGACTGCGAAGTATTTTATCTCAATTAGCTATCATTCAATTGTTTTCGTGCAATATTATTTTCAATATCATCCCTCCACTCTAAAATGCTGCTTATTTCAATTGTTTGACGACGATTTGCTAGATATTTAAAATAACCATAATTGATTAATGTTCGGATTATATAAATAACAATTATTACATTATGGTAATAAACGATGATGTTTGTTTTAAGCATTATATGTGCAGATGTACATGTCAATGCATCAGAATGCACGATCTATTATGCGCAAAACAGGTTAGAACACGGAGTACATTTCTGATTTCTCTAAATCGTACTGAACTCAAACGCTCCAGTCAAAGAGCGCACTCATGACCATATAAGGGACGACTATCGTGTTCACGTGGTGCATGTCTGTACTACAGCCTGTCCCTAGACCTGCTGCTGCGTTGCAATTGCAAGTCATTCGGGTATGTGGTGTATTTCCTTCACACTTCGCAAGGCTTAAAATAAAGTCGTTATGGGGAATGGATTTCATTTATATGTGAAAGATGTTTACTAGGTTCAGAGTACAATACCGATTTACTCATTCTCTTCCGCTATGACTGAGACATACAGTAAACAGCTGGCTGATCAACAACAATTCCTGTTTGTATGTGGTCTGCACTAGCAGCTGGTTGTATTCCTGTTGCAGGGATGTTCCCATTTTACTAGTATGACTCTGTCCTTGTcggagaggggaggggaactgGGGAAACAGTGTATTGAGTGTACCGTGTCTATTCATTTGACTTTGATAGGACTTGGAGCTCTGCCAAAACTGGGGGTCATTGGGTTTCTTCCTTCCATTGAGTATGTGCTGACACCATATAAGGCTCTTCCTAGTGTTGCATCCACTGAAAAACAATAGAAGAATTATGACATTGTTCAACATAAATAAACCCTGAGCTAACAGTCAAGTTACTCATCCGAGTTTGACAATGAGATCCTGTCCTATGGGACATACAGTTCAGAGATTACATGACAGACAGAGCCCTTTGTAGTGTGTCTCATTTGGGCTGAAACTCAGCAAAAATATGTAGTTGACTTCACAAAATATTTGGTAGAGTTGAACTTGATGGATATGTAATGTGATGCTCCCAGAGATCTTGTATTGGAATAATTGACCTTTATCATATATATCTTTGATTCAGTAAAAGAGAAGAGGGCATCCTCTACTGTTAACTAATATATCACTTTTCCAAGGAATAATTTGGCCCTCGGGTGTGTTTACCATGAACTGAACTTCATCTACGACTTCATCTAAAGTGCAATTCGCTATCCAGCTCCCTATCACATGGCAATGTTTGCATGGTGAACGTGATGCAGTGAATGACATTGGCTGTTGGACTCACTTGGCAGAGCTGCAGTGCATGCTGTTACTTGAGAGAAAGCAACGCTCTGCAACTGCCAGCCAATCATAAAGCTCTCTCACCATAGGAGATTGATCAACAAAGATTACATGCTGTTAGCCCATACACTTTTCAGGAGCATAGTGACCTTAATTCACCTGATGTTCCTGTAATATACAGGCTATTAATCTGTCAAGAGTTACATCAGTGTCAAGAGTCACATAACAGCCTTATAATACTAAGGGGTTGTGGAAATAGATTCCTGGCTGTAAATTTCAGTGCTGCACAACTTCTGTTCACAGTTGTAGTCCAGGTACCTTTAATTTACCACACCCTTTTGTCTGATTAGAAATAATGACACGCCCTTAATATTGAAGGCCATTCAAAAATGTATCATAATACACACCCAAGTTCTGAAGTACTATTCATGTTTTATCTCAAACGGCTATCAGTGGGTATTCTAACTCTGATGAGAAGGAGGGAGTGTCAGAGTCAATTTCACATTAATTTGTCAGTGCTGTGAGTACCATCACCTCAACCTGAACTCCCAGTTTGCCCAAAAGACAGCCAAACACTAAGTCCCACTTTTGCCTATAAAAAGCGTAGCTTGTTTTCCACCCTTAATTTAGGTCCTGAAAATGTCATATCTAATTTGGTTAGGGAGAATGCATGCGCTGTGTCAGTGATTAAGGATCCTGCTCAGAGGCGGTGGATAGTTTGCTTGGCGTGCTGTTGCTCCATGGTGCAACCATCAACTGGGTCCCCGTAGAGAGTCAGTTCTAGGAACCCGCTCcatggagaaacagacagagtgtTGGACAAAATCTGAGATCCTGTGTGCTAACATAACTTCATCAGTTGATGACTCAGTAATGCATATAGATGTGTGGCAGTAATTGGGATGGATGATGCTTGTACTAGATAGGTGGTGATTGAAATGAGATGTGATTGAAGGAAGGGATTAACAATGAGTCACTACTTAATTACAAAGTGTTGTAATTAACAATATTTTAAAATACTTTAAACAGTTTCTTAACCTGAAAGATGTCCACAGAATGATTGGGGAAAACTATGTGGATCTTAAATGGCTGACACTGAAATAGCATGCTAATAGTAGTAGCTAATTCCAGGTTCATGTACTCTTAGTAATTTAGACTAAAGTTAGCTATTGTAGGAACGGAACTACAGCCAACTTTCAATGTCAGAAAACTATTTAAGAACATTGACATTTAAGCGACCATATGGGCCTACCTTTAAAAGGATAGTTCAACCAACTGACAAATGTAGGCTACCTAATATTATGGGTAATTAGCACAATATTGTGTTGCCATAAAACTTGGTTTGAAGTTACTTTGATTTAATTTAGGCATACTATTTGAAGCATTCTTACAGAGCTCCTGCTTCTTTCATTATTTTGCATTAAACAATTCTAATGATATACTGTGGGTATGACATCTAATacatatgtttttgttttatgtcaGACCTTGCTCTACTGCTATTGGTGTAAAGATCTGTATTAAAGTAAACAGAGAGCATTGTTGGACCTTAGCATTTCTTCCCTTTGCGTAATATTCAATACACAGCACCACCAAATGATCCCATACAGGTTTGTACTGTACATCCTGTACCACTGAGTTGTGTAACCCATCTGCCTTTGGATTTCTGCCTCTCAAAGTCATGTAAGGTGAAAGTACAGTAAGAGACATTTGGGAGGTGCCTGCTCTGAAATGCTGTCCTCTGCAATGAGGACAATAATGGGCATGGACAGGTTTATTTTGAAATGCTACAAAGGAGCAAGAGGTCAACACAAGCACTATAGcactaatactattactactactgctactactacaactactaatgTTAGTAATAATAGCAGAAGTAAAACTGAAGTATAAAACAAAGTTCATACATGCCACTCAAGCATTCTATaaacagagaaagaggagaatgGTAGATTAGAACATTAATTAGATTAGAACATACTAGAACATGCTGTATTTATAGAACATATATAAAATAcatagactaaacatagaaataaaggACTTGAGGGTCATATTCCAGAACGTGTGAGATAAGTGTGAGATAAGGATTTGAGAAGTGTTATTGTATAAAGGTTAAGAGCCACCATTACcatacatttcagttgaaggcattcagttgtacaactgactaggtatccccctttccctttcatttATAATACTTTATCAATACCTCTTTTTCTTTCATTGTTGTCAAAGCACAAAGCATGCTACTGCCAAGTAACCTAGGCGATAATCCTTGTGCTTCACAGTAAACTTCTAAACAtagggagagtgtgtgagagttcCTGTGAGTGTAGATTCGTAGTCCTATCCTCTTTGCGGTGGGCTAGCTGAGATTAGCTAGACATTTTCCCACTTCCTGCTAATGCTAGTGTGGCGTGTCCTTGGTGCACAACCAAACACTGAACAAAGTGATAAAGGCATGAAAGAGCCTTGAGTTGTTCAAACAACTTTAACAAAGCTTCATTTTGTGACCTCTACTTAATTCTGCGTATGTAATTATTTCAATTTTACAGGAACTGCACATAGGGGTATTCCATAGAATGTATATGTATATGGATTAAGGATTTGAAAGTAGAGAATTGAAAACTTAAACTGATTCTAAAAACTCTTCCTCAAAAGATTATCTAAAAAAATGGCCCAATCTGCTCTTCCCAACTCCCAAGGTCAACAGACCTGCTTGGATAACAGGGGCTGTGCTCTAATACTGTGATTGAATTAATCTATTTCTCTCCTTTCCTTTTGTCCCATTGATTGATGGATTAGTTGGATATGTTTCCATTATTGTTTTCACCTATTGCCTCCTGCTGCTTTAGAGAAGTGGTCATCATGAAGGAAAGCAGATAAGGAAACGATGCTCTTTAAGCCAATTTAGATGCAGCCAGGGGGTTGGAAAACCTTGAGCACAGCGATCAAGAAGACATCTTGTTAGAACAAGCCTATTCAAGGATGTAACTCTGCCTACTCTGGCCAACATGGGGGATATGTAGATAGTGAACCAACCACATGGGTTTGCTATTTAAATGCCTGCATAGcgtttactgttttatttacCTCCCAATGCTTCACATTGAGCAAGCAGAATCCCTGTGTATTTGTGTTCATTTTGTTTTTATGCAGGGTGTTTGTGCATCAACAGtgcgtgtgtgggggggtgggggtgtttgtatgtttgtgtgtgtcacgtcctgaccctagtaagatgtcattttctatagtagagtaggtcagggggtgttttgggttgttctatgttttctatttctatgttggggttgatctccaattggaggcagctgatcctcattgcctctgattggagatcataattaagtaggggtttttcttcctgggttttgtgggtagttgttttctgtttagtgtatgttcacctgacggaactgttgtcggtcgttttgttgttttgttcaaaagtcttcattaaaagtaaatatgagcactctacacgctgcgccttggtcccctttagacgacccacGTTACAGTGTGTTTAATCATGCTCTCAGATCAGTGGATCAGGGTCACAGGAGGGGTTTCTAGTGGCTATGAAACAACAACACATTAGGAGATTAATTTAGTATCGATTCCAGGGCTGTTTGTGAGAGCGGCTGTTTGTGTGTCatagggtaaatccatttgaattcaatctgTTTTTGACATCACCCCTTTTAATTTGAATGAAATCTTCCATACATATTTGCTCAGGAAgttactttttggacctgaataccaaaacattcaagagataaaAGTGCTCGAAGTTGACCCCTTTTGCCTACCCCATCATatcatgagacatccatgtcttaatcactggaaaatataaatggttgagatttatatcatttaaaagcttacaaacagggttgtcaaactgttttataatttattgaaaaaaataatctgaggtgtttgtgttgtgcccgccatcagttgagacacaacatgctcttgaatacagggcgGGTATCATGTTTTGGCTAATACATGtactaaaatgtgaagaaaatagCAATGccaactttcaaatggtaccacaaaaATGGTTGGAGGTCCACATATCATATAATCAGataatgttgacttgaatgggaatatctgttttaaattatactgttAATCCTCCAGAgaaaacctattgaaatcatagaaatatagataatagCCTTGACCATTTaagtcaggggtgtcaaactattTTTCCCTGGAGCAGCAATTCGGTCTTCAATGAGGAGGGCTGCACTGAAGCCCAATCCGGAGGGCTgcactgaaaatgtgttatttcctCGCTGTCAAAATATGATAAAAATAGTCCTCTAtccatgttattttttattttctgtgcttcctgactgtctagctttcactTCAGTAAATGTGTGAGCTGAACAcggtcaataaactgtatgaatgtaggacattatcatttctacacaatttcgatttggttttagtcattttaaagtatattaagtttgagcacctttatctcctgaatgttttgggaTTCATGTCCAAAAAGTCCCTTCTTCCATGGGCAAGCATGTATTGAAAGTTTTGTTGAAATCAAAAGcgatgctgtcaaaaagtgattgaaaagtatgatggcgccggaggggatggctgccgtcttatcgaCTCTTAACCAGCcatgcaaattattatttttttgcattgttcataacttgttttgtacataatgttgccgctaccgtctcttatgaccgaaagagcttctggacatcagaactgggattactcacctcagattagatgAAGAgttttcttcaatgagtcagacggaagggatatactacagacacccgaccaggcccagatccccgtcattcactagagaaggaaacagagatctTACGGAAAAAGAtcaggatgccttgtgaggatcaagcgacgagtggctaatctgactttgccttccattctgctagctaacgttaaatcGCTGgaaaaataaatgggacgaactgaaaacatgtatatcctaccaacgagacatgAATAACTGTAatttcttatgtttcaccgagtcgtggctgaacaacgacattaaaaacatacagctggcgggttatacactatcgGCATTATAGAATaacagcctctggtaagacacagggcgggggcctatgcatatatgtaaacaacagctggtgcacgatacctaaggaagtctcagggttttgctcacctgaggtagagtatctcatgataagctgtagaccacactatctacctagagggttttcatctgtatttttcataactgtctaccaccacagactgatgctggcactaaaaccgcactcaatgagctgtataccgctataagcaaacaggaaaatgctcatccagaggcggcgctcctagtggccggggactttaatgcagggaaacttaagttagctttacctcatttctatcagcatgttaaatgtgtaaccagagagaaaaaaattctagaccacctttactccacacacagagacgcatacaaagctctcattcaccatccatttggcaaatctgagcataattctatcctcctgattcctgcttacaagcaaaaattaaagcaggaagcaccagtgactaggtctataaaaaagtggtcagatgaagcagatgcaggactgttttgctagcacagagtggaatatgttccgggattcttccgatggcacaccacatcagtcactggtacaccacatcagtcactggctttatcaataagtgcatcgaggacgtcgtctccatagtgactgtacgtacactaccattcaaatgtttgggatcacttagaaatttccttgtttttgaaagaaaagcaaattttttggaccattaaaataacatcaaattgatcagaaatactgtctagacattgttaatttttttatatatttaacaaggcaagtcagttaagaacaaattcttattttcaatgacggcctaggaacagtggataaactgccttgttcaggggaagaacgacagaattttaccatgtcagctcagggatttgatcttgcaaccttccggttactagtccaaagctctaactactaggctgcctgccgccccaatgttgtaaatgtctattgtagctggaaacggcagattttttatgaaatatctacataggcatacagaggcccattatcagcaatcatcactcctgtgttccaaaggcacgttgtgttagctaatccaagtttatcattttaaaaggctaactgatcattagaaaacccttttgcaattatgttagcacagctgaaaactgttgtgttaattaaagaagcaataaaactggccttctttagactagttgagtatctggagcatcagcatttgtgggttcgattacaggctcaaaatggccaaaaacaaagacctttctcctgaaactcgtcagtctattcttgttctgagaaatgtagactattccatgcgagaaattgccaagaaactgaagatctcgtacaatgcttcacagaacaacgcaaactgtccctaaccagaatagaaagaggagtgggaggccccagtgcacaactgagcaagaggacaagtacattagattgtctagtttgagaaacagacgcctcacaagtcctcaactggcagcttcattaaatagtacccgcaaaacaccactccgggatgctggccttctaggcagagttgcaaagaaaaagctatatctcagactggccaataaaaataaaagattaagatgagcaaaagaacacagacactggacagaggaagattgggaaaaaagtgttatgtaCAGACggatctaagtttgaggtgttcggatcacaaagaagaacatttgtgagacgcagaaaaaatgaaaagatgctggaggattgcttgacgccatctgtcaagcatggtggaggcaatgtgatggcctgggggtgctttggtggtggtaaagtgagTGATTTGGACAGgataaaagggatcttgaagaagcaAGGCTATCATCAATTTTGCAACGCTATTACATACCCTGTGGATGGcccttaattggagccaatttccttcatcaacaggacaatgacccaaagcacagctccaaactatgcaagatttctttagggaagaagcagcaggttggtattctgtctataatggagtggccagcacagtcaccggatctcaaccctattgagctgttgtgggagcagcttgaccgaaTGGTACGTAAGAATtgtccatcaagccaatccaacttgtgggaggttcttcaggaagcatggggtgaaatctcttcagattacctcaacaaattggcAACTAGAATGCCAATTGTCTGCAAGGCTGTAactgctgcaaatggaggattctttgataaaagcaaagtttgaaggacacaattattatgtcaattaaaaatcattatttataaccttgtcaacgtcttgactatatttcctattcattttgcaactaatttcatgtatgttttcatggaaaacaaggacatttctaagtgaccccaaacttttgaacggtagtgtacataccccaaccagaagccacggattacaggcaacattcacactgagctaaagggtagagctgccgctttcaaggagcgggactttaacccggaagcttataagaaatcccgctatgccctctgacgaaccatc is a window of Salmo trutta chromosome 37, fSalTru1.1, whole genome shotgun sequence DNA encoding:
- the LOC115176643 gene encoding GSK-3-binding protein, with the translated sequence MPCRKENYILLEQSVTVDSKEVDALVTKIGEALQLHNNSANQKTMCLHGLTSNCSSSNITKQANNNNNGVALQKRTGCCIRLRNRRQRSNRTSPYSFPGSSNQEWDNFKRWDRKGINAAVEKDDPHQLLQELILSGNLIKEAVRRLQFSTTECVDISDNLQC